Proteins encoded in a region of the Pseudomonas viciae genome:
- a CDS encoding Gfo/Idh/MocA family protein: MRELGIGLIGTGFMGRAHALAFHNAKAVFDFPLNLTLAALADADPQRARQCAQSWGFATAHSDWQQLIDDPKVNLIAITTPNHLHFPMAMAALAAGKPVYCEKPLAVSLEQAEQMQQAAKAAGVVTRVGYNYQHNPIIQLARDMIQRGELGRIISFQGEFSEDFMADPTSPWSWRCEAAHAGGALADLGSHLLAMARHLLGNVEAVCADSQTVHNQRPASAGNPEQRAIVVDDQVHALLRFTNGARGTVSSSWLKHGYKNHLSFEISGTLGTLAFDQERLNELRLCRIGQPGFQRLLAGPDLPGYAAFSPAAGHQLGYNELKTLEVQELLMALAGQGGSGTDFAEAWEVERLAAAIRVAAREQRWVKISE, translated from the coding sequence ATGCGTGAACTCGGCATCGGTCTGATTGGCACCGGCTTCATGGGCCGTGCCCATGCCTTGGCGTTCCACAATGCCAAAGCGGTATTCGACTTCCCCCTGAACCTGACACTGGCGGCCCTGGCCGACGCCGATCCGCAGCGTGCCCGGCAATGCGCCCAGAGCTGGGGGTTCGCGACGGCCCATAGCGATTGGCAACAGCTGATCGACGACCCGAAGGTCAACCTGATCGCCATCACCACCCCCAACCATCTGCACTTCCCGATGGCCATGGCGGCCCTGGCGGCGGGCAAGCCGGTCTATTGTGAAAAACCCCTGGCGGTGTCCCTGGAGCAGGCCGAGCAGATGCAGCAGGCAGCCAAGGCCGCTGGCGTGGTCACACGGGTCGGCTACAACTATCAGCACAACCCGATCATCCAACTGGCACGGGACATGATCCAGCGCGGGGAACTGGGGCGGATCATCAGCTTCCAGGGTGAATTCAGCGAAGACTTCATGGCCGATCCGACCTCGCCCTGGTCATGGCGCTGCGAAGCGGCCCACGCTGGTGGTGCGCTGGCCGACCTGGGCAGTCACTTGCTGGCCATGGCCCGTCACCTGTTGGGCAATGTCGAAGCGGTGTGCGCCGACAGCCAGACCGTGCACAACCAACGCCCGGCCAGCGCGGGCAATCCCGAACAGCGCGCCATTGTGGTGGACGACCAGGTCCACGCCCTGCTGCGCTTCACTAACGGCGCCCGGGGCACAGTGAGCAGCAGTTGGCTCAAGCATGGCTACAAGAACCACCTGAGCTTCGAGATCAGCGGCACCCTCGGCACCCTGGCGTTCGATCAGGAGCGGCTCAATGAACTGCGCCTGTGCCGCATCGGCCAGCCGGGTTTCCAGCGATTGCTGGCCGGGCCGGACTTGCCGGGGTATGCCGCGTTCAGCCCGGCGGCCGGGCATCAGTTGGGGTACAACGAATTGAAGACTCTGGAGGTGCAGGAACTGCTCATGGCCCTTGCCGGCCAGGGTGGCAGCGGGACAGATTTTGCCGAGGCCTGGGAGGTGGAGCGGCTGGCGGCGGCGATTCGTGTGGCGGCGCGGGAACAGCGCTGGGTGAAAATCAGTGAATAG
- a CDS encoding DUF4280 domain-containing protein, giving the protein MGCPQVCGTATLQCSFGVAPAVLNVLPVNRLLTGGMPAANIMDHIPLVNITTFGMCQSLANPTVAAATAAALGVLTPMPCIPATATPWIPGGAPTLLLGNMPAIDANSTLMCTWAGVIKIVVPGQVQMLIP; this is encoded by the coding sequence ATGGGATGTCCGCAAGTCTGTGGCACCGCCACCCTGCAATGCAGCTTCGGCGTGGCCCCGGCGGTACTCAATGTGCTGCCGGTCAATCGCCTGCTGACCGGTGGGATGCCGGCGGCGAACATCATGGATCACATTCCGCTGGTGAACATCACCACGTTCGGCATGTGCCAGAGCCTGGCCAACCCGACCGTGGCCGCCGCGACCGCTGCGGCACTGGGTGTGCTGACCCCCATGCCGTGCATTCCCGCCACCGCCACCCCCTGGATCCCCGGCGGCGCACCGACCCTGTTACTGGGCAACATGCCGGCTATCGACGCCAATAGCACCTTGATGTGTACCTGGGCCGGAGTGATCAAGATCGTCGTGCCGGGGCAGGTGCAGATGCTTATCCCTTGA
- the tssG gene encoding type VI secretion system baseplate subunit TssG translates to MATPSRQTPDALNLSQRLRNDPQRFEWLQALLLLEREHPQAETLGSGTAPHAEALRLRGPLTPLFAASEIESLSQEAGSPPTLTTPIFGLGGPDGPLPYAYQEWLQQRARARDHAPAQFLDLFQHRLLSLLYKVMRKHRIALGFTAPGASAVQAQLRALTGLLPKALQERQAAPDSAVLACTALYADGRRSLAGFAAIVREQFALPVELTAYAGGWREIPPASRSRLQPGGRNLRLGRSAVAGTRVWDEHAGVRLTLGPLTVAQAAGLLPNGETHPLLASLYALYFGPDLDCTLVLLIRGAGPLQLGRQAPPRLNWNGGLQRQPNLAVQRIETRLRQPEIA, encoded by the coding sequence ATGGCAACCCCAAGCCGGCAAACCCCTGACGCTCTGAACCTGAGCCAACGACTGCGCAATGATCCACAACGCTTCGAATGGCTCCAGGCCTTGCTGCTGCTGGAACGTGAACATCCTCAGGCCGAAACCCTGGGCAGCGGCACCGCGCCGCACGCCGAAGCCTTGCGCTTGCGCGGGCCGTTGACGCCGCTGTTCGCCGCCAGTGAAATCGAAAGCCTGAGCCAGGAAGCGGGCTCGCCGCCAACCCTGACCACACCCATCTTCGGCCTCGGTGGTCCCGACGGCCCCCTGCCCTACGCTTATCAGGAATGGCTGCAACAACGGGCGCGCGCACGCGATCACGCACCGGCGCAATTTCTCGACCTGTTCCAGCATCGCCTGCTCAGCCTGCTCTACAAGGTCATGCGCAAACATCGCATCGCCCTGGGCTTCACCGCCCCAGGGGCGTCCGCCGTACAAGCGCAGTTACGGGCGCTGACCGGTCTGTTGCCCAAAGCCCTGCAAGAACGCCAGGCCGCACCCGACTCCGCCGTACTGGCTTGCACCGCGCTGTACGCCGATGGCCGTCGTTCCCTGGCTGGGTTCGCGGCGATTGTCCGTGAACAGTTCGCGCTGCCGGTGGAGCTGACCGCGTACGCAGGTGGCTGGCGCGAAATCCCCCCGGCCAGCCGTAGCCGCTTGCAACCGGGCGGGCGCAATTTGCGCCTGGGCCGCAGCGCGGTGGCCGGCACCCGGGTCTGGGACGAACACGCCGGGGTGCGCCTGACCCTCGGCCCGCTGACTGTCGCCCAGGCCGCTGGACTGCTGCCCAATGGCGAAACCCATCCGCTGCTCGCCAGCCTGTATGCCTTGTATTTCGGCCCTGACCTGGATTGCACGCTGGTGCTGCTGATCCGTGGCGCCGGCCCACTGCAACTGGGTCGCCAGGCACCGCCACGCTTGAACTGGAACGGTGGCCTGCAACGTCAGCCGAACCTGGCCGTGCAACGGATCGAAACCCGCCTTCGTCAACCGGAGATCGCCTGA
- the tssH gene encoding type VI secretion system ATPase TssH, giving the protein MELASLIGRLNPDNRRALERAAQRCMQRSHHYVEIEHLLLELLDIEGGDFACLLPRFGLERDAVAAEINKALELFKSGSTRTPALSAQTIGLLEDAVVEASVLGLDSIRSGLLLLALLDRDERRSLLLNSASSLLRIPREALRTHLLDWTESSREHVGGVRPAKPGDAQQKQDPVLDQYTQDLTADARAGRIDPIVGRDGEIRQCIDILLRRRQNNPILVGAPGVGKTAVVEGLALRIAAGDVPPSLQEVTLRVLDLGLLQAGAGVKGEFEQRLKGVIDAVRSAEKPIILFIDEAHTLIGAGGAEGGSDAANLLKPALARGELRTLAATTWLEYKKYFEKDPALARRFQLVQVEEPDELTAVEMLRGVATKLEQHHGVQVLDAAIHEAVKLSHRYISGRQLPDKAISVLDTACARVALGQHDVPPPLESLRHRQNSLKDEVERLRREQATGLDHRERITLLEGESTSNVQAIRELETRWGEEREAVRELLDTRRELLALSERADSEKPDTEIDNRIDHLAAELLRLEAGLDAIRQDDPLVPEQVDSKTVAAVIAGWTGIPVGKMLADEAHAVRTLGQRMGQRVMGQSTALNTIAQRLQAYRAGLTDPQKPVGVFLLVGPTGVGKTETAYALADALYGGERNLISINLSEYQEAHTVSQLKGAPPGYVGYGSGGVLTEAVRRKPYSVVLLDEIEKAHPDVLEAFYNVFDKGLMEDGTGLVVDFKNTVMLATSNVGAELLLDTPVAQLGSDAFNAALHKVLLQAFRPAFLARMTVVAYRPLDEATLEGIVLAKLEKLRGRYKAATGKQFEFDAGIVKAVLAKCSAAGARDVENVLMTQVTGKLAEWVLE; this is encoded by the coding sequence ATGGAACTGGCCAGCCTGATCGGACGCCTCAACCCGGACAACCGCCGTGCCCTGGAACGGGCCGCGCAACGTTGCATGCAGCGCAGCCATCACTACGTGGAAATCGAACACTTGCTGCTGGAATTGCTGGACATCGAAGGCGGCGACTTTGCCTGTCTATTGCCGCGTTTTGGCCTGGAGCGTGACGCGGTCGCGGCAGAAATCAACAAGGCCCTGGAACTGTTCAAATCCGGCAGCACCCGCACGCCTGCGCTCTCAGCGCAAACCATCGGCCTTTTGGAAGACGCCGTGGTTGAGGCCAGCGTATTGGGCCTGGACAGCATCCGCTCCGGTCTGTTGCTGCTGGCCCTGCTCGACCGTGACGAACGCCGCAGCTTGCTGCTCAACAGTGCCTCGTCGCTGCTGCGTATTCCACGGGAGGCCTTGCGCACGCACCTGCTGGACTGGACCGAAAGCTCCCGCGAGCACGTCGGCGGCGTGCGCCCGGCCAAGCCCGGCGATGCTCAGCAGAAACAAGACCCGGTCCTCGACCAGTACACCCAGGACCTGACCGCAGACGCCCGGGCCGGACGCATCGACCCCATCGTCGGTCGCGACGGGGAGATTCGCCAGTGCATCGATATCCTGCTCCGGCGCCGGCAGAACAACCCGATCCTGGTGGGCGCTCCGGGGGTCGGCAAGACCGCCGTGGTGGAAGGCCTGGCCCTGCGCATTGCCGCCGGGGATGTGCCACCGTCGTTGCAGGAAGTCACCCTGCGCGTACTGGATCTGGGCCTGTTGCAGGCCGGCGCGGGGGTCAAAGGCGAGTTCGAACAGCGCCTCAAAGGCGTGATCGACGCGGTCCGCAGCGCCGAAAAACCGATCATCCTGTTCATCGACGAAGCCCACACCCTGATCGGCGCAGGCGGCGCAGAGGGCGGCAGTGACGCCGCCAATCTGCTCAAACCGGCCCTGGCTCGGGGCGAGCTGCGCACCCTGGCCGCCACCACCTGGCTTGAATACAAAAAATATTTCGAGAAAGACCCGGCCCTGGCGCGCCGTTTCCAACTGGTGCAGGTCGAAGAGCCGGACGAACTCACCGCCGTGGAAATGCTTCGTGGAGTAGCGACAAAACTGGAACAACACCACGGCGTGCAGGTGCTGGACGCGGCCATCCACGAAGCCGTGAAGTTGTCTCACCGCTACATCTCCGGGCGCCAGTTGCCGGACAAAGCCATCAGTGTGCTCGACACCGCCTGCGCGCGGGTCGCCCTCGGCCAACATGACGTGCCACCGCCCCTGGAAAGCCTGCGCCACCGGCAGAACAGCCTCAAGGACGAAGTCGAACGCTTGCGCCGGGAACAGGCCACCGGGCTGGACCACCGCGAACGCATCACCCTGCTCGAAGGCGAATCGACCAGCAACGTGCAGGCCATCCGCGAGCTGGAAACCCGCTGGGGCGAAGAACGCGAAGCGGTGCGCGAACTGCTCGACACCCGGCGCGAACTGCTGGCCCTGAGCGAGCGCGCCGACAGCGAAAAACCCGACACCGAGATCGATAACCGCATCGACCACCTGGCCGCCGAACTGCTGCGCCTGGAAGCCGGCCTCGATGCCATTCGCCAGGACGACCCCCTGGTGCCGGAACAGGTCGACAGCAAGACCGTCGCTGCGGTGATCGCCGGCTGGACCGGCATCCCGGTCGGCAAGATGCTCGCCGACGAAGCCCACGCCGTGCGCACCCTCGGCCAGCGCATGGGCCAGCGGGTCATGGGCCAGAGCACGGCGCTGAACACCATCGCCCAGCGCCTGCAAGCCTACCGCGCCGGCCTCACCGACCCGCAGAAACCGGTCGGGGTGTTCCTGCTGGTCGGCCCCACGGGCGTGGGCAAGACCGAAACCGCCTATGCCCTGGCCGATGCCCTGTACGGCGGCGAGCGCAACCTGATCAGCATCAACCTCTCGGAGTATCAGGAGGCCCACACCGTCAGCCAACTCAAAGGCGCCCCGCCCGGCTACGTCGGCTATGGCAGCGGCGGCGTGCTCACCGAAGCGGTGCGGCGCAAACCCTATTCGGTGGTGCTGCTGGATGAAATCGAAAAGGCCCACCCGGATGTACTCGAGGCGTTCTACAACGTCTTCGACAAAGGCCTGATGGAGGACGGCACCGGCCTGGTGGTGGATTTCAAGAACACCGTGATGCTCGCCACCAGCAACGTCGGCGCCGAACTGCTGTTGGATACGCCCGTCGCGCAACTGGGCAGCGACGCCTTCAACGCAGCCTTGCACAAAGTACTGCTACAAGCGTTTCGCCCGGCGTTTTTGGCGCGCATGACAGTGGTGGCCTATCGGCCACTGGATGAGGCGACGCTGGAGGGGATTGTGTTGGCGAAACTGGAGAAATTGCGCGGGCGCTACAAGGCCGCGACCGGCAAGCAATTCGAGTTTGATGCGGGGATTGTCAAGGCGGTGTTGGCCAAGTGCAGCGCGGCGGGTGCGCGGGATGTCGAGAATGTGTTGATGACGCAGGTGACCGGGAAGTTGGCGGAGTGGGTGTTGGAGTAA
- a CDS encoding toxin-antitoxin system YwqK family antitoxin, giving the protein MASKKLDVERGDSQLSGQLVDGRLDGPLQIEEAQRPQAKLNYSQGELQGTSTLYHPNGRVSAVMPFVKGKLQGVASFYAAEGGLQRQATYRNGLLHGEANNYFPDGQLAEAEFYRDGVRDGRYRRLHPNGNPAVEARYLNGQLLEPAHAYAEDGRPLDAEGKPISRVRWWFRRWNDPAQA; this is encoded by the coding sequence ATGGCCTCGAAAAAACTCGACGTGGAGCGTGGCGACAGCCAACTGAGCGGGCAACTGGTCGATGGTCGGCTCGACGGTCCACTGCAGATTGAAGAGGCGCAGCGCCCGCAGGCAAAACTCAACTACAGCCAGGGTGAACTGCAAGGCACCAGCACCTTGTATCACCCCAATGGAAGGGTCTCGGCAGTGATGCCGTTCGTCAAAGGCAAGTTGCAGGGCGTGGCGAGTTTCTATGCCGCCGAAGGTGGGTTGCAGCGCCAGGCCACGTATCGCAATGGCTTGCTGCACGGTGAGGCCAACAACTACTTCCCTGACGGGCAACTGGCCGAGGCCGAGTTCTATCGCGACGGCGTGCGCGACGGCCGTTATCGCCGCCTGCATCCCAACGGCAACCCGGCGGTCGAAGCCCGCTACCTCAACGGCCAACTGCTGGAGCCGGCCCACGCCTACGCCGAAGACGGCCGGCCGCTGGACGCCGAGGGTAAACCGATCTCCCGGGTGCGCTGGTGGTTCAGGCGCTGGAATGATCCAGCACAGGCCTGA
- the tssI gene encoding type VI secretion system tip protein TssI/VgrG, giving the protein MPRSTDSNTTLSLTATTLSALYPDSLSGEERLNALGSHLLNGINDGASLTLTTAVASHVTTTLHKDALLRPMDFLVAEIRQLPADATAERYQLLLRPWLWWLSLASNNRVFQNLATSDIVTTIFKAHGFTDFQLKLTGSYTPREYCVQYGETDLAFVSRLLEEDGIFWFFTHEDGTHTLVLADSNDAFAPIPNGPTVNYLGQKLGERELHGIRSGHVCLQAVAGVYQATDYEFTTPTTSLYSQAEAVAGPSSMYEHPGGYTAKAQGDGLTKQRVDGLRSQEKRFVGESDCRWLVPGYWFTLAGHEDTTLNIDWVVTSVSHEASHDSYRNRFEAIPKATPYRPARTTPKPRMHTQTALVVGKAGEEIWTDEYGRIKLQFPWDRTGKNDETSSCWVRVVLPWSGKGFGMQFVPRIGQEVIVTFIDGDPDRPLVTGCVYNGDNALPYALPANQTQSGIKTNSSKGGGGFNELRFEDKKDAEEVFLQAQKDFNINVLNDTTATVGHDETLTVQNARTRTVKDGDETITLEKGKRSVTLQTGSDSLDVKDTRTVTVGSDQNHSTGGNYAHKVTGNYDLTVDGNLTIKVSGTLTLQSGGSFAIKSGADLAAQASTSISQKAGTALSNQAGTSLENKAGTTLTNDAGISLVNKAAAEQTVDGGGMLTIKGGLVKVN; this is encoded by the coding sequence ATGCCCCGCTCCACCGACAGCAACACCACGCTATCGCTCACCGCCACTACACTGTCGGCGCTGTACCCTGATTCGCTGTCCGGCGAAGAACGCCTCAATGCATTGGGCTCGCACCTCCTCAACGGCATCAACGACGGCGCTTCGTTGACCCTCACCACGGCCGTCGCCAGCCACGTCACCACGACGCTGCACAAGGATGCCCTACTGCGCCCCATGGACTTTCTGGTGGCCGAAATCCGCCAGCTCCCTGCCGATGCCACCGCCGAGCGCTATCAACTCTTGTTACGGCCCTGGCTGTGGTGGCTGAGCCTTGCCAGCAACAACCGCGTGTTCCAAAACCTCGCCACGTCGGACATCGTCACGACGATTTTCAAGGCCCATGGCTTCACCGATTTCCAGCTCAAACTCACCGGCAGCTACACGCCACGCGAATACTGCGTGCAGTACGGCGAAACCGATCTGGCCTTCGTCTCGCGCCTGCTGGAAGAGGACGGGATCTTCTGGTTCTTCACCCATGAGGACGGCACGCACACCCTGGTACTGGCCGACAGCAATGACGCCTTCGCGCCCATTCCCAATGGACCGACGGTGAACTATCTCGGGCAGAAGCTGGGTGAGCGGGAACTGCACGGCATCCGCAGCGGGCACGTGTGCCTGCAAGCGGTGGCTGGGGTTTATCAGGCAACCGACTACGAATTCACCACGCCGACGACATCGCTCTACAGCCAGGCCGAAGCCGTGGCCGGGCCAAGCTCGATGTATGAACATCCGGGCGGCTATACCGCCAAAGCCCAGGGCGATGGGTTGACCAAACAGCGGGTGGATGGCCTGCGCAGCCAGGAGAAGCGTTTTGTCGGCGAAAGCGACTGCCGTTGGCTGGTGCCGGGGTATTGGTTCACCCTCGCCGGCCATGAAGACACGACGCTGAATATCGATTGGGTGGTGACCTCGGTCAGCCATGAAGCCAGCCATGACAGCTACCGCAACCGCTTCGAAGCGATCCCCAAGGCCACCCCTTATCGACCGGCGCGCACCACGCCAAAACCGCGCATGCACACCCAGACGGCGCTGGTGGTGGGCAAGGCCGGTGAAGAGATCTGGACCGATGAGTATGGGCGGATCAAATTGCAGTTCCCCTGGGACCGCACCGGCAAGAACGACGAAACCTCGTCCTGCTGGGTGCGCGTTGTGTTGCCCTGGAGCGGCAAGGGTTTTGGCATGCAGTTCGTGCCGCGCATCGGCCAGGAAGTCATCGTCACGTTCATCGATGGCGACCCGGACCGGCCGCTGGTGACCGGTTGCGTCTACAACGGCGACAACGCCCTGCCCTACGCGTTGCCGGCGAACCAGACCCAGTCCGGGATCAAGACCAACTCGTCCAAGGGTGGCGGCGGTTTCAACGAGTTGCGTTTCGAAGACAAGAAGGACGCTGAGGAAGTGTTTCTCCAGGCCCAGAAAGACTTCAACATCAACGTGCTCAACGACACCACCGCGACGGTCGGTCACGATGAAACCCTCACGGTGCAGAACGCTCGCACCCGCACGGTCAAGGACGGCGACGAGACCATCACCCTGGAGAAAGGCAAGCGTAGCGTGACCCTCCAGACCGGCAGCGACAGCCTCGATGTGAAAGACACCCGCACCGTGACCGTGGGCTCGGACCAGAACCACAGCACCGGCGGCAACTACGCGCACAAGGTCACCGGTAACTATGACCTGACGGTGGACGGCAACCTGACCATCAAGGTCAGTGGCACCCTGACCCTGCAAAGCGGCGGCAGTTTCGCGATCAAGAGCGGCGCGGACCTGGCGGCCCAGGCCAGCACTTCCATCAGCCAGAAGGCCGGCACGGCGCTGAGCAACCAGGCCGGTACGTCGTTGGAAAACAAGGCCGGCACCACGCTGACCAACGACGCCGGCATCAGCCTGGTGAACAAGGCCGCCGCCGAACAGACCGTGGACGGCGGCGGCATGCTGACGATCAAGGGCGGCCTGGTGAAGGTCAACTGA
- a CDS encoding phosphotransferase family protein, with product MAFTDQSTRVRDGEELDASLIDPYLKAHIPGLTGMPQISQFPGGASNLTYLLEYPEQEFVLRRPPFGHKAKSAHDMGREFRILNQLRDGFPYCPKAYVHCTDESVMGAEFYVMERVKGIILRSELPPELGFDAARTETLCKSFIDRLVELHRVDYQACGLADLGKPEGYVARQIRGWSDRYEKALTPDAPKWEAVKAWLNDKMPADHPTSSIVHNDYRFDNVILDPDNPMQIIGVLDWELTTIGDPLMDLGNSLAYWIEANDPAPVQLMRRQPSHAPGMLTRREFVDYYAERAGIRIDNFDFYYTYGLFRLAGIVQQIYYRFFHGQTQDKRFAQFVQMNKLLEQMSLHVIGKSTL from the coding sequence ATGGCGTTTACTGATCAGTCCACCCGCGTGCGCGACGGTGAAGAACTCGATGCCAGTCTGATCGACCCATACCTCAAGGCCCACATTCCGGGCCTGACCGGCATGCCGCAGATCAGCCAGTTTCCCGGTGGCGCGTCGAACCTGACGTACCTGCTGGAATACCCCGAACAGGAATTCGTCCTGCGCCGTCCGCCATTCGGCCACAAGGCCAAATCGGCCCACGACATGGGCCGGGAGTTTCGCATCCTCAATCAATTGCGTGACGGTTTCCCGTACTGCCCAAAGGCTTACGTGCACTGCACCGACGAATCGGTGATGGGCGCCGAGTTCTACGTGATGGAACGGGTCAAGGGCATCATCCTGCGCTCCGAGTTGCCGCCGGAACTGGGTTTCGACGCCGCCCGTACCGAAACACTGTGCAAGAGCTTCATCGACCGGCTCGTCGAACTGCACCGGGTTGACTACCAGGCCTGTGGCCTGGCCGACCTGGGCAAGCCCGAAGGCTACGTGGCCCGGCAGATCCGTGGCTGGAGCGACCGTTACGAAAAAGCCCTGACTCCCGACGCGCCGAAGTGGGAAGCGGTCAAGGCCTGGCTCAACGACAAGATGCCCGCCGACCACCCGACTTCGAGCATCGTGCACAACGACTACCGGTTCGACAACGTCATTCTCGACCCGGACAACCCGATGCAGATCATCGGCGTGCTGGACTGGGAACTGACCACCATCGGCGACCCGTTGATGGACCTGGGCAACAGCCTCGCCTACTGGATCGAGGCCAACGACCCGGCGCCGGTGCAGTTGATGCGCCGCCAGCCAAGCCACGCGCCCGGCATGCTGACCCGCCGCGAGTTCGTCGATTACTACGCCGAGCGCGCCGGGATCCGCATCGACAACTTCGATTTCTATTACACCTACGGCCTGTTCCGCCTGGCCGGGATCGTCCAGCAGATCTACTACCGCTTCTTCCACGGCCAGACCCAGGACAAACGCTTCGCGCAGTTCGTTCAGATGAACAAACTGCTGGAGCAGATGAGCCTGCACGTCATCGGCAAATCCACGCTTTGA
- a CDS encoding SDR family oxidoreductase, producing MSKTQLFDLDGKIAFVSGASRGIGEAIAKLLAQQGAHVIVSSRKLDGCQHVADAIIAAGGKATAIACHIGEMEQISQVFAGIREQFGRLDILVNNAATNPQFCNVLDTDLGAFQKTVDVNIRGYFFMSVEAGKLMRENGGGSIINVASINGISPGIFQGIYSVTKAAVINMTKVFAKECAQFGIRCNALLPGLTDTKFASALVKNDAILKTALAQIPLKRVADPSEMAGAVLYLASDASSYTTGVALNVDGGFLS from the coding sequence ATGTCCAAGACTCAGTTGTTCGACCTCGACGGTAAAATCGCTTTCGTTTCCGGCGCCAGCCGTGGCATCGGCGAAGCCATCGCCAAACTGCTGGCCCAGCAAGGCGCCCACGTGATTGTGTCGAGCCGCAAGCTCGACGGTTGCCAGCATGTGGCCGACGCCATCATCGCCGCCGGCGGCAAGGCCACCGCCATTGCCTGCCACATCGGCGAAATGGAGCAGATCAGCCAGGTGTTCGCTGGCATCCGCGAGCAGTTCGGGCGCCTGGACATCCTGGTGAACAACGCCGCCACCAACCCGCAATTCTGCAACGTACTGGACACCGACCTGGGAGCGTTCCAGAAAACCGTCGACGTGAACATTCGCGGCTACTTCTTCATGTCGGTGGAAGCCGGCAAGCTGATGCGCGAGAACGGCGGCGGCAGCATCATCAACGTGGCGTCGATCAACGGCATCTCGCCGGGAATCTTCCAAGGCATCTATTCGGTGACCAAGGCCGCCGTGATCAACATGACCAAGGTGTTCGCCAAGGAATGCGCGCAGTTCGGCATCCGCTGCAACGCCCTGTTGCCGGGCCTGACCGACACCAAGTTCGCCTCGGCCCTGGTCAAGAACGACGCGATCCTGAAAACCGCCCTGGCGCAGATCCCGCTCAAGCGCGTGGCCGATCCGAGCGAGATGGCCGGCGCGGTGTTGTACCTGGCCAGTGATGCGTCGAGCTACACCACGGGTGTGGCGCTGAATGTGGATGGTGGGTTCCTGTCCTGA